A segment of the Streptomyces sp. NBC_01235 genome:
CTTCGGTCTCGCGCTCGGCGTCCCCGTGTACGGTCTGTGCACGCTCGACGGCCTCGCGTACGCGTCCGACCTCGAAGAACCCTTCGTGGTGGCGACCGACGCCCGCCGCAAGGAGGTCTACTGGGCGCGCTACGCCGACTCCCGGACCCGGGTCTCGGGCCCCGCCGTGGACCGCCCCGCCGACATCGCCGACAAGGTGGCCGGACTGCCGGCCGTCGGCGCGGGCGCGCTGCTGTACCCGGACACCTTCCCGAAGGCGCACGAGCCCGAGAACGTCTCCGCCGCGGCGCTCGCGAGTCTGGCCGCGGAGAAGCTGGCCGCGGGCGAGGAGCTCCCGGCGCCGCGCCCGCTGTACCTGCGCCGGCCGGACGCCCAGGTGCCGAAGAACTACAAGGTGGTCACCCCGAAGTGACCGAAGCCGTCAACCCACCCGGCCGCCCCGTGCTGCGCGAGATGCGCTGGTGGGACATCGAACCCGTGCTCGAGCTGGAGAAGGACCTCTTCCCCGAGGACGCCTGGTCCCGGGGTATGTTCTGGTCCGACCTGGCCCACGCCCGCGGCGCCGAGGCGACCCGGCGGTACCTCGTCGCCGTCGACAAGGGCGCCGAGAGCGACGGAAGCGGCGACCGGATCGTCGGGTACGCGGGCCTGGCCGCGGCCGGGGACCTGGCCGACGTGCAGACCATCGCCGTCGCCCGCGACCACTGGGGCACCGGACTCGGCGGACGCCTGCTGACGGAGCTGCTGCGCGCGGCGACCGCCTTCGAGTGCGCCGAGGTCATGCTGGAGTGCAGGATCGACAACGTCCGCGCCCAGAAGCTCTACGAACGCTTCGGTTTCGAGGCCATCGGCTTCAGGCGTGGCTACTACCAGCCGGGGAACGTGGACGCCCTGGTGATGCGCCTGACCGACCCATCGACATCCGTAGCCGGAACACAAGGAACCGAGACCAATGGCTGACGAACCCCTCGTACTGGGGATCGAGACCTCCTGCGACGAGACCGGCGTCGGCGTCGTGCGCGGCAGCACCCTGCTGGCGGACGCGATCGCCTCCAGCGTCGACGAGCACGCCCGCTTCGGCGGGGTCGTGCCGGAGGTGGCCTCCCGGGCCCACCTGGAGGCGATGGTCCCGACCATCGAACGGGCGCTGAA
Coding sequences within it:
- the rimI gene encoding ribosomal protein S18-alanine N-acetyltransferase; the protein is MRWWDIEPVLELEKDLFPEDAWSRGMFWSDLAHARGAEATRRYLVAVDKGAESDGSGDRIVGYAGLAAAGDLADVQTIAVARDHWGTGLGGRLLTELLRAATAFECAEVMLECRIDNVRAQKLYERFGFEAIGFRRGYYQPGNVDALVMRLTDPSTSVAGTQGTETNG
- the tsaB gene encoding tRNA (adenosine(37)-N6)-threonylcarbamoyltransferase complex dimerization subunit type 1 TsaB gives rise to the protein MLLLALDTATPAVTVALHDGTDVLVSSSQVDARRHGELLLPAVDRLLAGAGLRLDAVTGIVVGVGPGPYTGLRVGLMTADTFGLALGVPVYGLCTLDGLAYASDLEEPFVVATDARRKEVYWARYADSRTRVSGPAVDRPADIADKVAGLPAVGAGALLYPDTFPKAHEPENVSAAALASLAAEKLAAGEELPAPRPLYLRRPDAQVPKNYKVVTPK